The genomic DNA ATTGCTAAAAATCAATGGAAACCAATTACTGATTTTAATGAAAAAGAGCCAATTGATGGTCATGATATTATTACAACTATTGATGTAAATATTCAAGATATTACCCACCATGCTTTGTTAAGAACGCTCGAGTCTTTTGAGGCAGATCATGGTTGTGCGGTTGTCATGGAAACTGCAACAGGAGAAATTAAAGCAATTTCTAACTTAGGGAGAACATCGAAAGGAAAATATTTCGAAAAAAGAAATTACGCAGTTTGGGAAAGTCATGAGCCTGGTTCTACATTTAAATTGGCAAGTTTAATGGCCGCTTTAGATGATAAAGTAGTAGATACATCTACTGTTATAGATACAGAAAAAGGTAGAATTTACATTCACGGTTCTAAAGTAGAAGATTCTCATAGAGGCGGTTATGGTAAGATTTCTGTGGCTAGAGTTTTTGAAGTTTCTTCTAATGTAGGTATTGTTAAAATGATTAAAAAACATTACGATCATCAGCCAGAGAAATTTATAGAGAAATTAAAAGCATACGGATTTACAAAGCCAATTGGTTTTGAAATTAAGGGAGAAGGAATTCCTGTGGTTCCAAAACCTTCAGATAAAAGATGGAATAAAATTTCTTTAGAATGGATGTCTTGGGGGTATGGAATTTCAGTTACACCAATGCAGACTCTAATGTTTTACAATGCTGTTGCAAATAACGGAGTGATGGTGAAGCCGAGATTTGTTAAAGAGTTAAGAAGACAGGATAAAACGGAGAAGATTTTTGAAACCGTTATTGTAAATCCAAAAATTGCTTCTGATGAAACTTTAAGTAAAGTTAGAAAAGTAATGGAAAATGCAGTTGTTAAAGGAACAGGAAGAAATATATATTCTCCAAATTTTTCTATGGCAGGAAAAACAGGAACTGCTAAAAAGTATCTTCCAAAACATATTGATGAAAACGGTAAAACGGTGTATGCTGGGTATTCTAATAAACATTATGTGGCTTCATTTGCAGGTTTTTTTCCTGCAGATAAACCTAAATATTCATGTATTGTGGTAATTCATGATCCGAAAAAAGAAAAAGGATATTATGGTGCTACTGTTGCTGGACCCGTTTTTAAAGAAATTGCGCAGAAAATTTATACTACAACTCCTATAGACAACCAGTCTGTAGAAGATAAAGTCAATTTTGAAGAAATTGAAAAAAAATATTCAGCATACGATGATAAGTTAAATAAAAATTATACAGAAGTTCCTAATGTTAAAGGGATGTCTGGTATGGATGCTTTGTCTTTGTTAGAGAACATCGGTTTAAAAGTAAAAGTTTCTGGGGTTGGTAAGGTTGAATATCAATCTTTAAAAAAAGGAGAGAAATTAATAAAAGGAAATACAATCACGTTAAAATTATCTTAGTCTGAAAAATTTAAAAGACATATTATATAAGGTTTCAATAAATCAAGTTTTTGGTAACACAAATGTTGATGTGAAAAGTCTTGTTTTCGATTCTAGAAAAGTTGAAGAGAACGATGTTTTTATAGCTCAAAAAGGTGTTTCTGTAGATGGGCATTTATATATTGATAAAGCGATACATTTAGGTGCAATTGTAATTATTTGTGAAGATTTTCCGGAGGA from Polaribacter sp. ALD11 includes the following:
- a CDS encoding penicillin-binding protein — translated: MTLFLLAIIFRVINLQYVQGNEYRKLATELTIRQDTIYANKGNVYAADGNLLATSMSKFNIFMDLVTVDGTVFEENIVELSTELSKMLGRSSSYYQKRLRAAKNKKRRYFLIARNIGYTDYLKMRKFPIFKLGVYKGGFIAKHRTERAHPIGKIAERTIGYDDFRGEAGIEGAFADYMQGENGLRWEQKIAKNQWKPITDFNEKEPIDGHDIITTIDVNIQDITHHALLRTLESFEADHGCAVVMETATGEIKAISNLGRTSKGKYFEKRNYAVWESHEPGSTFKLASLMAALDDKVVDTSTVIDTEKGRIYIHGSKVEDSHRGGYGKISVARVFEVSSNVGIVKMIKKHYDHQPEKFIEKLKAYGFTKPIGFEIKGEGIPVVPKPSDKRWNKISLEWMSWGYGISVTPMQTLMFYNAVANNGVMVKPRFVKELRRQDKTEKIFETVIVNPKIASDETLSKVRKVMENAVVKGTGRNIYSPNFSMAGKTGTAKKYLPKHIDENGKTVYAGYSNKHYVASFAGFFPADKPKYSCIVVIHDPKKEKGYYGATVAGPVFKEIAQKIYTTTPIDNQSVEDKVNFEEIEKKYSAYDDKLNKNYTEVPNVKGMSGMDALSLLENIGLKVKVSGVGKVEYQSLKKGEKLIKGNTITLKLS